The following DNA comes from Brienomyrus brachyistius isolate T26 chromosome 16, BBRACH_0.4, whole genome shotgun sequence.
TATATTACAAacgattctgttttttttttttttttttttttttttttttgcagaggaATCGACTATTACTGTTCATTTATTTGGTTAgttgctggaaaaaaaaaacaatgaaactgaaagAACTAGAATCTTGCCTTCAGCATGTGGATGTTTTTGAGGACCCAAAGATACTTCTTGAACAGTACCCTACGAGTCCCCACATTGCAGGTGAGAGATTCATTAATTGCATCGTATTATACCCGCTCGTGAGCAAAAATATAATACAACCGGTCAACTGTCCCTGTTAAGACATATAATCGTTTGAATGTTTAAACCTATGGCTAAGGTAGTTTGTTCTACTTGGGAATTTTCAGCCCGTATGCTGTACACTATACACAACACGTTCGATGACATTGAGAACAAACTGGTAGCGGACCTGGGTTGCGGATGTGGTATCCTCAGCATAGGATCTGCAGTGCTAAATGCCGGGTACGTAGCATTTGGAAGCTAAAAAAAGAGTTTGCCTCTCTGATTTGGTTTAGAttaacttttttcttttttccatttACAGATTGTGTGTTGGATTTGATATTGACCAAGAGGCATTGGGAATATTTAAAAAGAATATGGAGGAATTCGAACTTACAAATATTGACATGGTTCAGTCTGACGTCTGCTCCTTAGAACTGGATTCTTACACCAAGAGATATGACACTGTTATCATGAACCCTCCTTTTGGTACTAAACACAACAAAGGTAAGCTAGCAAAGCTcgatcagtggcctgtactacgaagcggggttactggcttatcggggtaacttgtcagatttaaggtaccactgtttaaatggacttaatattcgttcacttacattttgcccagactaccttaaatccgacaagttccCCCAACAGGCCCCAGGTATGAAATTTGCATGCTCTCAGTGTCTTTGTGGGCTTAACTCCATACCCCCCCCAATCCAAAGAAAACATG
Coding sequences within:
- the mettl5 gene encoding rRNA N6-adenosine-methyltransferase METTL5 is translated as MKLKELESCLQHVDVFEDPKILLEQYPTSPHIAARMLYTIHNTFDDIENKLVADLGCGCGILSIGSAVLNAGLCVGFDIDQEALGIFKKNMEEFELTNIDMVQSDVCSLELDSYTKRYDTVIMNPPFGTKHNKGMDMQFLKTALNMAQSSVYSLHKTSTREHVQKKANDWKVKMEVIAELRYDLPASYKFHKKKSVDIEVDFIRFCVT